A single window of Paenibacillus sp. FSL H8-0537 DNA harbors:
- a CDS encoding altronate dehydratase family protein translates to MNNWVRLNEKDQVVIALTPLSQGDKLTLENGRELELLEDVPKGHKIASTPIPQDAHVLKFGYSIGIAKSDIPAGSWVHTHNIGTGLKGFLEYSYDPAKGREESAAPAASSANRANQTFQGYVRDGGEVGIRNEIWIINTVGCINKTCEIVARRADALYAGRVDGVYHFAHPFGCSQLGDDLQHTQKLLASLVNHPNAAGVLVMGLGCENNQIDLFKQAIGDYNPERVKFIKSQEVEDELEAALEEIDALVEFAERFKREPVPVAKLKLGLKCGGSDGLSGITANPLVGTVSDRLIEAGGTAILTEVPEMFGAETILMNRADNEQVFGKIVHLINDFKQYFIRHDQEIYENPSPGNKAGGISTLEEKSLGCTQKGGHALVKDVVPYGERITHTGLNLLEAPGNDLVSVTALSAGGAHIVLFTTGRGTPFGGPVPTVKIATNSELAGRKKNWIDFNAGQLLEGKTMNELTDELWDQLLALASGEAKTNNERNGFKEIAIFKDGVIL, encoded by the coding sequence ATGAATAACTGGGTTCGGCTTAATGAGAAGGATCAGGTCGTTATTGCGCTTACGCCGCTTTCCCAAGGGGATAAGCTGACGCTTGAAAATGGCAGGGAGCTGGAACTGCTCGAGGATGTGCCCAAAGGGCATAAAATTGCTTCGACGCCAATTCCGCAGGACGCGCATGTGCTCAAGTTTGGCTATTCCATCGGCATCGCCAAGTCGGATATTCCGGCAGGCAGCTGGGTGCATACGCATAATATTGGAACCGGGCTGAAAGGCTTTCTGGAATATTCGTATGACCCGGCTAAGGGGCGCGAGGAATCAGCAGCGCCAGCTGCGAGCTCGGCGAATCGTGCCAACCAGACGTTTCAAGGCTATGTGCGGGATGGCGGCGAGGTTGGCATCCGCAATGAAATTTGGATTATTAATACGGTCGGCTGCATTAACAAAACCTGTGAAATCGTAGCTCGGCGGGCTGATGCGCTGTATGCGGGACGCGTCGATGGCGTTTATCATTTTGCCCATCCGTTCGGCTGCTCGCAGCTTGGCGACGATCTTCAGCACACGCAGAAGCTGCTCGCTTCGCTTGTGAACCATCCGAATGCGGCAGGCGTGCTCGTAATGGGGCTCGGCTGTGAAAATAATCAGATCGACCTGTTTAAGCAGGCGATTGGCGACTACAATCCGGAGCGCGTCAAGTTTATTAAGTCGCAGGAGGTTGAAGACGAGCTGGAGGCTGCGCTTGAGGAAATCGACGCTCTCGTCGAATTCGCAGAGCGCTTCAAGCGGGAGCCGGTACCGGTTGCGAAGCTCAAGCTGGGGCTGAAATGCGGCGGCTCGGACGGCTTGTCCGGCATTACCGCCAATCCGCTTGTTGGAACGGTTTCGGATCGCTTAATTGAAGCGGGCGGCACAGCGATTCTGACCGAGGTGCCAGAAATGTTCGGCGCCGAAACGATATTGATGAATCGCGCAGACAATGAGCAGGTTTTTGGAAAAATCGTGCATTTGATTAATGATTTTAAGCAATATTTTATTCGTCATGATCAGGAAATTTATGAAAATCCTTCGCCGGGCAACAAGGCTGGCGGCATCAGTACTTTGGAGGAGAAGTCGCTCGGCTGCACGCAAAAGGGCGGTCACGCTTTGGTGAAGGACGTTGTTCCTTATGGCGAGCGGATTACGCATACTGGCCTGAACTTGCTGGAAGCGCCGGGCAATGATCTCGTATCGGTAACGGCATTGTCTGCTGGCGGCGCACATATCGTGCTGTTCACGACAGGTCGGGGAACGCCATTCGGCGGCCCGGTGCCAACGGTGAAGATCGCTACGAACAGCGAGCTGGCAGGTCGCAAAAAAAATTGGATCGATTTCAACGCGGGACAACTGCTCGAAGGCAAGACGATGAACGAGCTGACCGATGAGCTGTGGGATCAATTGCTGGCGCTCGCTTCTGGCGAAGCGAAGACGAATAATGAACGCAATGGCTTTAAGGAAATTGCCATTTTCAAAGACGGCGTTATTTTGTAA
- a CDS encoding aldo/keto reductase produces MKYRQLGKTGLDVSVLSFGASSLGSVFRETNEEEAIRTVHSALDAGINYIDVSPYYGMTKAETVLGKAIKELPRDQFLLSTKAGRYGVDSFDFSESRIMSSLEESLQRLNTDYVDFMFLHDIEFVSPEHAAQGIPALQKLKEQGKIRHYGISGLPLQLFEKWLPHTEVDVILSYCHYSLNDTSLLGLLPLIEQYNVGLVSASPLSMGLLGTRGTPDWHPASAELKAACLRAAEHCAAQGTDIAKLAMQFAVANEQIPTTLVSTANPENIRRNAAWIEEPMDERLLKEVLQLLAPVADVSWISGLPEYNEHISGGAGQRSATS; encoded by the coding sequence ATGAAATATCGACAACTAGGAAAAACCGGACTGGATGTATCGGTGCTCAGCTTCGGCGCGTCTTCCCTCGGTTCTGTATTCAGGGAAACGAATGAGGAAGAAGCGATTCGCACCGTTCATAGCGCCTTGGATGCAGGAATCAACTATATCGACGTCTCGCCTTATTATGGAATGACGAAGGCGGAGACGGTGCTCGGCAAGGCGATTAAGGAGCTGCCGCGAGATCAGTTTCTGCTCTCGACTAAAGCGGGCCGATATGGCGTGGACAGCTTTGATTTTTCCGAGAGCCGAATTATGAGTTCCCTTGAAGAAAGCTTGCAGCGGCTTAACACGGATTACGTTGATTTTATGTTCCTTCACGATATTGAGTTTGTTTCGCCTGAGCATGCAGCACAGGGAATTCCAGCGCTGCAAAAGCTCAAGGAGCAGGGTAAAATCCGTCACTATGGCATTTCCGGCTTGCCTCTGCAGCTATTCGAAAAATGGCTGCCGCATACGGAAGTCGATGTTATTTTATCCTATTGCCATTATTCATTAAATGATACGTCGCTGCTGGGCCTGCTGCCGCTCATTGAGCAGTACAATGTCGGTTTGGTGAGCGCATCACCGTTGTCGATGGGCCTGCTTGGCACAAGAGGAACGCCGGACTGGCATCCGGCAAGCGCTGAGCTGAAGGCCGCCTGTCTGCGTGCTGCCGAGCATTGTGCAGCGCAAGGGACAGATATTGCGAAGCTGGCGATGCAGTTTGCCGTAGCGAATGAGCAAATTCCGACGACGCTGGTTAGCACAGCGAATCCGGAAAATATCCGCCGCAATGCGGCATGGATAGAGGAGCCTATGGACGAGCGGCTGCTTAAGGAAGTGCTTCAATTGCTGGCACCCGTTGCAGATGTAAGCTGGATCAGCGGCTTGCCGGAATATAATGAGCACATCAGCGGCGGCGCTGGGCAAAGGAGCGCGACATCATGA
- a CDS encoding carbonic anhydrase → MSIVNDLLSYNEKFVEEKRYEQFLTDKFPAKKVAILTCMDTRLVELLPQALNLRNGDAKIIKNAGAILTQPFGSAMRSILVAVYELGVEEVLVIGHHGCGMNNLDTQGMVNKFKENGISEVVIDTLESSGIKMDRFLKGFDKVEEGVMDSIGIIRNHPLMPAHIPVHGFVIDPETGRLDLVDEGYKKK, encoded by the coding sequence ATGAGTATTGTAAATGATTTATTGTCATATAATGAGAAATTTGTTGAGGAAAAGCGTTATGAACAGTTTTTGACGGACAAGTTTCCGGCGAAAAAGGTAGCGATTTTGACGTGTATGGATACTCGTCTTGTTGAGCTGCTGCCGCAAGCGCTGAATTTGCGTAATGGCGATGCCAAAATCATTAAAAACGCAGGTGCGATTTTGACTCAGCCGTTCGGCAGTGCGATGCGCAGTATACTAGTCGCTGTCTATGAGCTGGGTGTAGAGGAAGTGCTCGTTATCGGGCATCACGGCTGTGGCATGAACAATTTGGATACGCAGGGCATGGTCAATAAATTCAAGGAAAACGGCATTTCAGAAGTCGTTATCGATACGCTGGAGAGCTCCGGCATTAAGATGGACCGTTTCTTGAAGGGATTCGACAAGGTGGAGGAAGGCGTTATGGACAGCATCGGCATTATTCGCAACCACCCGCTGATGCCTGCCCATATTCCTGTGCATGGCTTCGTTATCGATCCAGAGACAGGACGTCTTGATTTGGTGGATGAAGGATATAAGAAGAAATAA
- a CDS encoding carbohydrate ABC transporter permease yields the protein MVAKRVRVSITTLILLIGSFISLFPFYWAIIGGTNESGKIFAKPPVLLPGNQLFENIRNLNESIGIGRVMFNSLFVTIVYTILALVVSTMAGYVFAKFNFKGKTVIFGIFLLSMMIPYHAIVIPVFKMMAAWGWLGTYKALILPNIAYPFAIFLMRQNMMAVPNAMMEAGRIDGVSEWGLFTKIILPSSKPALAATAIYLFMYQWNNFLWPLISATSEDMYTMPVALSSLFGLSRIDYGQVMAGVTLATFPIILFFLMLQKYFIQGMLGSSVKE from the coding sequence ATGGTAGCCAAACGCGTACGCGTCTCTATAACAACTCTGATTTTGCTTATTGGCTCCTTTATCTCCTTATTCCCCTTCTATTGGGCGATTATTGGAGGCACGAATGAGAGCGGTAAAATTTTTGCTAAACCTCCTGTTCTCTTGCCTGGAAACCAATTGTTCGAAAATATTCGGAATTTGAACGAATCGATCGGCATTGGTCGGGTTATGTTCAACTCCTTGTTTGTTACGATCGTTTATACCATACTGGCACTTGTCGTCTCCACGATGGCCGGTTATGTATTCGCAAAGTTTAATTTCAAAGGCAAGACGGTCATTTTCGGTATATTTCTGCTTTCGATGATGATTCCTTACCATGCGATTGTCATTCCGGTGTTCAAAATGATGGCGGCCTGGGGCTGGCTGGGCACCTACAAAGCATTGATTTTGCCAAACATTGCCTATCCATTTGCGATTTTTCTGATGCGTCAGAACATGATGGCTGTCCCGAACGCTATGATGGAAGCTGGACGAATTGATGGTGTGAGCGAGTGGGGGCTTTTCACTAAAATCATTTTGCCGTCTTCCAAGCCTGCGCTAGCGGCAACAGCGATTTATTTGTTCATGTACCAGTGGAACAATTTCCTCTGGCCGCTCATTTCTGCAACCTCTGAGGATATGTATACGATGCCTGTCGCGCTATCAAGCCTGTTCGGCTTGTCGCGTATTGATTACGGTCAAGTTATGGCAGGGGTGACGCTCGCGACCTTCCCGATCATTCTCTTCTTCTTAATGCTGCAAAAATACTTCATTCAAGGGATGCTCGGAAGCTCCGTCAAGGAATAG
- a CDS encoding zinc-binding alcohol dehydrogenase family protein — MKAIVCEQPDSLKLTEQEQPAFDGGAEGAVAAGPGDAIIRIRRIGICGTDMHAYKGNQPFFQYPRVLGHELAAIVEAVGEKVTGLEPGDQVSVIPYMHCGTCIACRRGKTNCCTAMQVLGVHKDGGMRELIAVPATHLIKTDGLTLDMAAMLEPLSIGAHAVRRAELEAGETVLVIGAGPIGLGVMAFAKHRGARVIAMDINEERLAFCKEWAEVDETVHALQQPKERIAELTEGDFPTVVFDATGNARSMTDAFGLTAHGGKLVYVGLVKADIAFHDPEFHKRELTLMGSRNATREDFDIVIEAVASGSVNVDRLITHRSSFEGLIGVFDEWLKPESKVIKAMVEL, encoded by the coding sequence ATGAAAGCCATTGTGTGCGAGCAGCCAGACAGTCTCAAGCTGACGGAGCAGGAGCAGCCTGCTTTTGACGGCGGCGCTGAAGGGGCAGTAGCGGCTGGCCCAGGGGATGCTATTATTCGCATCCGCCGCATCGGCATTTGCGGGACAGATATGCATGCTTATAAAGGGAACCAGCCTTTTTTCCAATATCCTCGCGTTCTCGGCCATGAGCTGGCGGCAATTGTAGAAGCAGTTGGCGAAAAGGTGACTGGGCTTGAGCCAGGCGATCAGGTTAGTGTCATTCCTTATATGCACTGTGGTACTTGCATCGCATGCAGGCGCGGCAAAACAAATTGCTGTACCGCCATGCAGGTGCTGGGCGTTCATAAGGATGGCGGCATGCGCGAGTTGATTGCGGTTCCTGCCACCCATCTGATCAAGACGGATGGCTTGACGCTGGATATGGCGGCCATGCTGGAGCCGCTTAGCATCGGCGCCCATGCCGTGCGCCGTGCGGAGCTTGAAGCGGGCGAGACCGTGCTCGTCATCGGAGCAGGGCCGATAGGGCTTGGCGTTATGGCGTTCGCCAAGCATCGGGGAGCAAGGGTCATTGCGATGGATATTAATGAGGAGCGGCTTGCTTTTTGCAAGGAATGGGCTGAGGTTGATGAAACGGTTCATGCTTTGCAGCAGCCGAAAGAGCGGATCGCCGAGCTGACAGAGGGAGACTTTCCAACCGTCGTATTTGACGCAACGGGCAATGCCCGTTCTATGACGGATGCCTTCGGCCTGACAGCGCATGGCGGCAAGCTGGTCTATGTTGGACTCGTGAAAGCGGACATTGCCTTTCATGATCCAGAATTTCATAAACGTGAGCTGACGCTGATGGGCAGCCGTAATGCAACCCGTGAGGATTTTGACATCGTGATTGAAGCTGTAGCCAGCGGCAGTGTTAACGTAGACCGGTTAATTACGCATCGTTCGTCCTTTGAAGGTTTGATTGGCGTGTTCGACGAGTGGCTGAAACCGGAGTCGAAAGTCATTAAAGCGATGGTAGAGCTGTAG
- a CDS encoding tagaturonate reductase gives MSQLNKTLLGQEDHERYEAVQAGKITVLQIGEGNFLRGFADWMLQECHKQGLFGGGVAVTQPRPGGKPKIDALAKQDGLYTLVIRGLENGAAVERKEVVTVFAKAFDPYSEWESLVKLAESKDLRFVISNTTEAGLAYRPEPLLEGQPIQSYPGKLAYLLYRRFLAFEGAADSGLTCLPCELLERNGDELKACVLRYSEDWGFPQAFKDWVEQDNRFLNSLVDRIVTGYPDEQQAQQWFAEWGYEDPMLTTAEPYHFWAIEAEPELDEQLPLRRAGLNVHFVEDLKPFQLRKVRILNGAHTLMTPLALVHGLEQVREVMEHAEFGPYVREAVEKEIIPALPLPEGELKDYAAAVYERFLNPFIRHRLADIAMNSISKFKVRLLPSLLDYADRGQPVPARLVRAFAGLLRYYKVESDGAGAYTGTDLLGNVYAVRDDAGALAALAAAWASEGTDQGAAAAGSAQAQAERLLALTELWGRDLQAVPGLVEAVASQLEELERGAHE, from the coding sequence ATGAGCCAGTTAAATAAGACGCTTTTGGGACAGGAAGACCATGAACGCTATGAGGCGGTTCAAGCAGGCAAAATAACGGTGCTGCAAATCGGCGAAGGCAACTTTTTGCGCGGCTTTGCGGATTGGATGCTTCAGGAATGCCATAAGCAGGGCCTGTTCGGCGGCGGAGTCGCGGTGACGCAGCCGCGTCCAGGCGGCAAGCCGAAAATTGACGCTTTGGCCAAGCAGGACGGCCTTTATACGCTAGTCATTCGAGGATTGGAAAATGGTGCGGCTGTTGAGCGCAAGGAAGTTGTCACCGTTTTTGCAAAGGCATTTGATCCCTATTCGGAATGGGAGTCGCTAGTGAAGCTTGCGGAAAGCAAGGATTTGCGTTTCGTCATTTCCAACACGACAGAGGCGGGACTTGCCTACAGGCCGGAGCCGCTGCTGGAAGGCCAGCCGATTCAGTCTTACCCGGGCAAGCTTGCTTATTTGCTGTATCGCCGTTTTCTCGCATTCGAAGGCGCTGCGGACAGCGGGTTGACCTGCCTGCCTTGCGAGCTGCTGGAACGCAATGGCGACGAACTGAAAGCTTGTGTGCTGCGCTATAGCGAGGATTGGGGCTTTCCGCAGGCATTTAAAGACTGGGTGGAGCAGGATAACCGCTTCTTGAACTCGCTCGTAGACCGAATCGTGACGGGCTATCCTGATGAGCAGCAGGCGCAGCAATGGTTTGCGGAGTGGGGCTATGAGGACCCGATGCTGACGACAGCTGAGCCGTATCATTTTTGGGCGATTGAGGCTGAGCCGGAGCTGGATGAGCAGCTGCCGCTGCGCCGAGCAGGGCTAAACGTACATTTTGTGGAGGATTTGAAGCCATTTCAGCTGCGGAAGGTGCGGATACTGAATGGCGCCCATACGCTGATGACGCCGCTTGCGCTCGTCCATGGGCTGGAGCAGGTGCGCGAGGTGATGGAGCATGCGGAGTTTGGCCCCTACGTTCGTGAAGCCGTAGAGAAGGAGATTATTCCGGCACTGCCACTGCCCGAGGGCGAGCTTAAAGATTATGCCGCTGCGGTCTATGAGCGCTTTCTCAATCCGTTCATTCGCCACCGGCTTGCAGATATTGCGATGAACAGCATCAGCAAGTTCAAGGTTAGACTGCTGCCATCGCTGCTGGATTACGCAGATCGCGGCCAGCCAGTGCCAGCACGGCTGGTGCGCGCTTTTGCCGGATTGCTGCGCTACTATAAAGTAGAGAGCGATGGAGCAGGCGCATATACAGGTACGGATTTGCTCGGCAATGTGTATGCCGTACGCGACGATGCTGGAGCATTAGCGGCGCTTGCAGCGGCGTGGGCTTCGGAAGGAACGGATCAAGGCGCAGCAGCAGCGGGCTCGGCACAAGCGCAAGCAGAGCGGCTGCTGGCATTAACCGAGCTATGGGGACGCGACTTGCAGGCAGTACCAGGCTTGGTGGAAGCGGTAGCTTCGCAGTTAGAGGAACTGGAGCGTGGTGCGCATGAATAA
- a CDS encoding sugar ABC transporter permease, with amino-acid sequence MRTKAFVPYLFLTPALVLFAIFMGYPIVYSLLLSFQTSVSGELVFTGLDNYAKLFSDKIFGKALLNTFIILIVQVPLMLFTSLLLATLLNSLKRFKALFRVAFFMPAVTSLIAASIIFSIILMNDGILNQLLGAVGIDPIPWLSHPVWAKVSLIIAMTWRWTGYNMVIYLAGLQNVSESLYEAASIDGATRVRQFFNITIPQLKPIILFTAILSTIGTLQLFEEPYTLTKGGPSDATITIGMYLYQTGFRYFNFGYASTLAYVIVILIGILSYIQFKVTGDE; translated from the coding sequence ATGAGAACAAAAGCATTTGTTCCGTATTTGTTTCTTACCCCGGCACTCGTGCTATTCGCGATATTTATGGGCTACCCAATCGTTTATTCGCTATTGCTGAGCTTCCAGACCAGCGTAAGCGGAGAACTTGTATTTACTGGTCTCGACAATTACGCTAAGCTGTTCAGCGATAAAATATTTGGCAAAGCGTTGCTAAACACATTTATTATTTTGATCGTTCAAGTGCCGCTCATGCTGTTTACATCCCTGCTGCTTGCGACGCTGCTTAATTCCCTTAAGCGCTTCAAGGCGCTGTTCAGAGTGGCTTTTTTCATGCCGGCAGTAACGTCCCTTATCGCAGCATCAATCATTTTTTCGATCATTCTAATGAATGACGGAATTTTGAACCAACTGCTTGGAGCAGTAGGCATTGATCCGATTCCTTGGCTGTCCCATCCCGTTTGGGCGAAGGTATCGCTCATTATCGCTATGACCTGGAGATGGACGGGCTACAATATGGTTATTTATTTGGCAGGCTTGCAAAACGTATCGGAATCCCTCTATGAAGCAGCAAGCATCGACGGCGCTACCCGCGTACGTCAGTTTTTCAACATTACGATTCCACAGCTGAAGCCGATTATTTTGTTCACGGCCATTTTGTCGACAATCGGTACGCTGCAATTGTTCGAGGAGCCTTATACCCTTACTAAAGGTGGTCCAAGTGATGCGACGATTACAATCGGCATGTATTTGTACCAGACGGGCTTCCGTTATTTCAACTTTGGTTATGCGTCAACGCTTGCTTATGTCATCGTTATTTTGATCGGCATTCTCAGCTACATTCAATTTAAAGTAACGGGGGATGAGTAA
- a CDS encoding sugar ABC transporter substrate-binding protein produces the protein MKKSFKSAATLLLLSTVLAACGTNSGTGNTGNTGTAGNASPASTASSEKVKLTAWAWNVNVGALNEAVTSYQKDHPNVELEVQDIGRLDVYDKLSTGLAAGGAGLPDIVLVEDDRLQGYLDAFPKGFVNLSEKGFDEKLSEFPTFKQELTKKDGASYAFPFDAGPTGIFYRTDLFEKAGVDASKIETWDDYLAAGKLIKEKTGAQLFPVDKFKDDATLRIMLNEQGAFYFDKDGNIDFNNPKYVKALETLKQFDDAGLIKDVNGWDGTVSATVDGSIASIAFGAWYTGTISDQAKDLSGKWGVFQVPAFEKGGNRAANLGGSSWALTSTSKNVDAAYSFMEYFSLTPDVQKVAMEKYGLFPSLTSVYNEDVFTTGVEFFSNQNIWMLFAQEMNSVPTPYYTKDYSVALDESVKAQSDVFNGKAPADALKEAAARLKDRTSREVNGG, from the coding sequence ATGAAGAAATCTTTTAAATCAGCGGCTACTTTGCTTTTGTTGTCAACCGTGCTTGCAGCATGCGGCACCAACAGCGGAACAGGCAACACAGGCAACACTGGTACAGCAGGCAATGCAAGTCCTGCCAGCACGGCTAGCAGTGAAAAAGTGAAATTGACAGCTTGGGCTTGGAATGTAAATGTAGGCGCTCTAAATGAAGCGGTTACTTCTTATCAGAAGGATCACCCGAATGTGGAGCTTGAGGTTCAAGACATTGGTCGCCTTGATGTATATGACAAGTTGTCCACTGGCCTCGCAGCTGGCGGCGCTGGCCTTCCTGATATCGTGCTTGTGGAAGATGACAGGCTGCAAGGATATCTGGACGCTTTCCCTAAAGGCTTCGTGAACCTTTCGGAAAAGGGCTTTGATGAGAAGCTTTCCGAGTTCCCGACGTTCAAGCAAGAGCTGACGAAAAAAGATGGCGCAAGCTATGCCTTCCCTTTTGATGCGGGTCCAACTGGCATATTCTATCGCACGGATCTGTTTGAGAAAGCGGGCGTGGATGCTTCCAAAATTGAAACTTGGGATGACTACCTCGCAGCAGGTAAGCTGATTAAAGAAAAAACAGGTGCACAGCTGTTCCCTGTAGATAAATTCAAAGATGATGCAACGCTTCGTATTATGCTTAATGAGCAAGGCGCCTTCTATTTTGACAAAGACGGCAATATTGACTTCAACAACCCGAAATATGTCAAAGCATTGGAAACCTTAAAGCAATTCGACGATGCTGGCCTGATCAAGGACGTTAACGGCTGGGATGGCACCGTTTCCGCAACGGTTGACGGTTCGATCGCTTCCATTGCTTTTGGCGCATGGTACACAGGTACAATTTCTGATCAAGCGAAGGATTTGAGCGGCAAATGGGGCGTATTCCAAGTTCCAGCCTTTGAAAAAGGCGGCAACCGCGCAGCTAACCTTGGCGGAAGCAGCTGGGCTTTGACTTCCACTAGCAAAAATGTAGATGCAGCTTACAGCTTCATGGAATACTTCTCTTTGACACCTGACGTTCAAAAAGTAGCTATGGAGAAATACGGCTTGTTCCCATCGCTGACTAGCGTTTATAACGAAGATGTTTTCACAACGGGCGTTGAGTTTTTCAGCAACCAAAACATCTGGATGCTGTTCGCGCAAGAAATGAATTCCGTACCAACACCTTACTACACGAAAGATTATTCCGTGGCCCTTGATGAATCGGTAAAAGCACAATCGGACGTATTCAACGGAAAAGCTCCGGCTGATGCTTTGAAAGAAGCGGCGGCACGTCTGAAAGACCGCACAAGCCGCGAAGTGAACGGCGGTTAA
- a CDS encoding VOC family protein, with protein MAKLTTYFFSEDAKAQADFYIQSLGGEIISMMKFGDLPDTQEDVKDRILHLEMKAAGVSFMLCDAVNQTLTHGNAINLSLEFEGEAEAHDAFNKLSEGGTVKKELSPEFWGSLFGQLEDKFGIQWMITTAAKTSAV; from the coding sequence ATGGCGAAGCTCACGACTTATTTTTTCTCAGAGGATGCTAAAGCACAGGCTGATTTTTATATTCAGTCGCTTGGAGGGGAAATAATCTCCATGATGAAATTCGGGGATTTACCGGATACGCAAGAGGATGTAAAGGACAGAATTCTTCATTTGGAGATGAAGGCCGCCGGTGTTAGCTTCATGCTATGCGATGCCGTGAACCAGACGCTGACCCATGGAAATGCCATTAATTTAAGCTTGGAATTCGAAGGCGAAGCGGAAGCACATGACGCATTCAATAAACTGTCAGAGGGCGGAACGGTGAAAAAAGAGCTGAGTCCGGAATTTTGGGGCTCGCTGTTCGGACAGCTGGAAGATAAATTCGGCATCCAGTGGATGATTACGACTGCTGCGAAGACAAGCGCGGTTTAG
- a CDS encoding amidohydrolase family protein translates to MRIDAHQHYWAIERGDYGWITAEVPVLYRDYGPEHLQPSLNRHGISHTIAVQAAPTLAETDYLLALSDRTESIAGVVGFLDLFDPEHLSHFARFERHQRFVGFRVMIQELQNANVILQQTFVEALKEYEQRDTPIDLLLTSHQLDSLVQVMKQVPNLRGVIDHLAKPRIAAGELDPWRSQLTELARYPKLYCKLSGMVTEASHDSWRPEHFIAYIRHVLEAFGPDRVMFGSDWPVCLLAAGYDEVVDVLEQALPASWGDAERSKLFGLNAKEFYKL, encoded by the coding sequence ATGAGGATTGATGCGCATCAGCATTATTGGGCAATTGAGCGGGGCGATTACGGCTGGATTACAGCAGAGGTTCCCGTGCTTTACCGCGATTATGGGCCGGAGCATTTGCAGCCGAGCCTGAATCGGCATGGCATTAGCCATACAATTGCGGTGCAAGCCGCTCCAACACTGGCAGAGACCGATTATTTACTCGCCTTAAGCGACCGCACGGAGTCGATTGCGGGGGTTGTCGGCTTTCTCGATTTGTTCGATCCCGAGCATTTAAGCCACTTTGCACGATTTGAACGTCATCAGCGGTTCGTGGGGTTCCGCGTGATGATTCAAGAGCTGCAGAATGCGAATGTAATTTTACAGCAGACGTTCGTTGAGGCGCTGAAGGAGTATGAGCAGCGGGATACGCCTATTGACCTGCTCCTCACCTCGCATCAGCTTGATTCGCTCGTTCAGGTTATGAAGCAGGTGCCGAATTTGCGCGGTGTTATTGATCATTTGGCGAAGCCGCGGATCGCGGCGGGCGAGCTTGACCCTTGGCGCAGCCAGCTGACGGAGCTGGCGCGTTATCCGAAGCTGTATTGCAAGCTGTCGGGAATGGTCACAGAGGCGAGCCACGACAGCTGGCGGCCAGAGCATTTTATCGCGTATATTCGCCATGTGCTGGAGGCTTTCGGACCGGACCGAGTCATGTTCGGCAGTGATTGGCCGGTTTGCCTGCTGGCGGCGGGCTATGATGAGGTTGTGGATGTGCTGGAGCAGGCGCTGCCAGCCTCGTGGGGAGATGCGGAGCGAAGCAAGCTGTTCGGACTAAATGCAAAGGAGTTTTATAAACTATGA